GTTGTAGATGGTCTTTAGGTCATCCAGAAAATCGGTTTTATGCTGCACGCGGATTTTCGGGAATGTCGAGCGCACCTTGTGAACGATGCAGTGCTGTACGTCTGCCTTCGGATACGTCTCTCGGAACGCATCATCTAGTCCAGGTAGCCCGTCGAAGACGCCAAGGAGCACTTCCTGCGCACCTCGGCGGTAAAGATCCTTGAGCACGTCACGCCAGCCGTTGGAGCTCTCTTGGCCACCGACGTAGAAGCCGAGGATTTGTCGGTGCCCTTCCTCATCAATGCCCATGGCGAAGTAGATGACCTCACCACTCACCGTACTTCGCTTGAGCTTAACGTAGAGACCGTCGAGGTAGATGACACTGTATCTCTTTTGTAAGGGACGCTGCTGCCAGGTTTGGATGTCCTCAAGGACCGTTGCCGTAATGTTGCTTACCGTTGAGGGAGAATAATGGGTACCGAACATGCTCTCGATAAACCGCGCCACATCGCGAGTACCCATTCCGCTCTTATACATGTGGATCACCGCTTGCTCTAGCCAGTCGTCTCGTCGCTGATATGGCTCGAAGATCTGGGTGTGAAACTCACCGTTTCGGTCACGTGGTACCGCCATTTCCTCAATGTTACCGTACTTGGTATGCAGGCTGCGTCGGTAGTAACCGTTTCGGCTGTTATGGTGGCCTTCGGGACTGTCCTCCATGAAATGCTTGATTTCGGCTCGCATAATGGATTCTAAATTGTCCTTTAGAAACTGAGTGACAAGATTTTCAAATAGATTGGATAGCGCACTTTCGGGTATAGTAGTCATCGAGTAGGGTCCTTTCTTGGTGACGTCGCAATCCCAAGAATACCCTACTTTTTTTATGCCTGACTAGGCTCCAATCTTTGGTACACAAACTATTGTACGTCATCG
This DNA window, taken from Paenibacillus antri, encodes the following:
- a CDS encoding IS256 family transposase; its protein translation is MTTIPESALSNLFENLVTQFLKDNLESIMRAEIKHFMEDSPEGHHNSRNGYYRRSLHTKYGNIEEMAVPRDRNGEFHTQIFEPYQRRDDWLEQAVIHMYKSGMGTRDVARFIESMFGTHYSPSTVSNITATVLEDIQTWQQRPLQKRYSVIYLDGLYVKLKRSTVSGEVIYFAMGIDEEGHRQILGFYVGGQESSNGWRDVLKDLYRRGAQEVLLGVFDGLPGLDDAFRETYPKADVQHCIVHKVRSTFPKIRVQHKTDFLDDLKTIYNALDHDLAIAAFDTLKAKWSKLYPKEIASWEGQLPTLLAFFKYPAMIKDAIYTSNPIERMNKEIRKRLKPMNSLTNMDAAEKIVYLDAIDYNERFSNRVIRGFGDPAVKQKLATMFDERYPAIATKGLE